The sequence below is a genomic window from Actinokineospora baliensis.
ACCCCCTGCACCACCGGCTACGAAGCCACCCCCCACCGCAACGGCCTGGACACCACCCCCGCCCCGTGGAACACCAACGCCCACTGCGCCACACCCCCCACCACAGGGAACGTCCGAGGCTCCCAAAACGCCCCCTCCCCCGGCGTCCCCCCAGCCACCCGCCCCGGAACCTTCACCCCCACCGCCGACACCCCCCGCCTGCGCGGCTCCCTGTCCGAACTCCTCTCCCTAACCCCCTAGACGACACTCCACGGACGGAGCGAGCGGACATCCAGACCAGGGCGAGTGATCCAAGGCCGCCAACCGCCTGGCCAAGCCCAGTCGCCCCAAAACCCGGAAGCTCCCCTGCCATCCCCCACCCGACCCCGACGCCTCAAGCAACCACCGCTCCCAGAAACCGCTGGCGCCACCCCAACCCACCGAGTCACCCCGCCTGCCCGCCCACCGCTCCCGGCAGCGGCCGTGCCACCCATCCCACCGGCCCAGCCCACCCAACCTGGCCACCGCTCCCGGAAGCCACTGGTGCCACCCCAGCCCACCGAAGCCGACCCCGCCAGCCCGACCACCGCTCCCCGGAAGCCGCCCACCTACTGCTCGATGGGGCGGACTTGGTTTGTGTGGGGTGGCGGTGCCCGTAGCGTTGTGCGCGGACAGGGCCATGCTTTTCGGCCCCGGCTTTTGCGGTCCTGTCACGGGTAGCGCAGGGGCCCCGCGCAAACCAAGTTCGCCCCATCGAGCACACCCGACCCACCCGAACCGGCCCCGCCAACCCAGCCCGCTGAGTCAGCCCTGCCAGCCCGGCCACTGGACACTCGGAGTCGCTGGTGCCATCTGCTCGATGGGGTGGATCTGTTTTGTGTGGGGGGACGGCAGTCGTAGCGTCGCTTCGCTGCAGGGCCATGCTTTTCGGCCCCTGCTTTGCGGTCCTGCCACGGCTGTCGTAGGGGCCCCACGCAAAACAGGTCCACCGCATCGAGCCTGCAGTTAACTCGCGACCGGGCCCGATGGCGCAGCCGAGGCGAGGACCCGATGCAAGGCGCGAAGCGACGAGCCGAAGATCATCTACCCCAAGATCCCCCGAATACACAGCCTACCGAGGCACACCGACAAACCAGGCACACGAACAGCGCCCTGTGGACAAACTAGACCGTTGTGGATGAGCTAGACCGTTGTGGACAACCTCCGAGAACGGAGATCACCCCACCCCGTCCAACGCCCGGCAACTCCCCGCCTCCCGATAAGCGTCCTCAATCCCCGGATTCTCCCGCAAATCCCGCAACGGCCCCCGATTGTCCGCCAACCCACTCAACCCGTCCGCCAACTCCGCCACCGCCATCTGAAACGCCACCGGATCCGCCACCGACACCCCAGCCAGTTTCGACCGCGCCGAATCCACCGAAGTTCGAGCCCCCTCCAGCCCCGCCAACGCCTTCTCCACCGCCGCCCCGCCATCCGCCACCGGCGGCGCTCCCGCATTCGTGATCCCGTCCCCAACAGCCGTCAGCGACTCGCTCAGCGACGTCAGGAACGTCAGCAGCCCCTCCTTCGCCCGCACCGGATCACCAGGATCCACGGCAGGCAACTGCGACAGCCGCGCACCGTTGAGCACCATCGTCGAACAGATCCGGTCCACCCACCCCACAGCGGGTGCCTGCGCGGGCGGGGCGGAGCAAGCTGATGCCAACGCGGCGCCGGTGATGGCCAGCGCGATGCGGGGTGACGGCATGGGGGCCTCCAAGGCGGTCTGGCTGGACCGTACTGACACGGCCGCCGGGCCCGGAAGCGTCGAGCGTGTTTTTATCACCTCCGCACACATTCCGGACGCGGCTTTGCGCGATCGCACAATTGTCACCGCAACACAAAACGGAGGTTCGGTTTCCACCGGGACCACACCCGTGGTACGCGGACTTCTGCGCCATACGAGTGTTCCACTCCCCGGACATCCGTTTCGATTGACACCTTCGCGCGGGCGAACTTATGGTCGCTGGCACAAAACAACGGGTCGGTGGAAGGGGACGGCATGGTGCACCGGCTCGATGAACGGGCGATCGCGTTGTGGGCGAGTCTGCCGAGGGAGTTGGTGGCGCGGTTCCGGCCGGTGGTCGGGCGGCTCACGCAGGACATGGTCCGGGAGATCCAGCGGGCGGTGCCCGCGTACGCGCAACCGCTGGAGGGGCATTTCGGGGCGATCATGATGGCGGGGGTGGAGCAGTCGGTGCTGCGGATCCTCGACACCGTGGGGATCGGGGGGCCGTCGGACGAGAACTGGGCGGCGGTGTTCCGGCAGTTGGGCAGGGTGGAGTTCGCGGAGGGCCGCAGCCTCGACTGCCTGCAGACCGCCTACCGCGTCGGCGGTCGGGTCGCGTGGCGGCACCTCGCGGCGTGGGGGCAGCAGCAGCGGCTGCCCACCGCGATGCTCACCGTCGCGGCCGAGGCGATCTTCGCCTACGTCGACGAGATCTCCACGCTGTCCATCGAGGGCTACACCGCCGCGCAGGCGCAGTCCGCGGGCGTCATCGAGCGCGCCAGGCGCAGGCTGGTCGAACTCGTCCTCAGCGACCCGCCCGGGTCGATGACCGCTCTCACCGAACTGGCCGCCACCGCCCGCTGGCGCGTGCCCGACACCGTCGCCGTGGTCGTCGTCGAGCAGGCCGTCGACGGTGAACCCGATGTGCTGGCCGGACCGCACGACCCCGAGGTCCTCGTCGACCTGGACCTCCCGTGCCTCGTGCTGCCCGACCCCGCGCGGCAGCTGCGCGCCCTGCACCCCCACCTGCGCGGCCGCCGCGCCTGCGTCGGGCCGCTCGTCCCGCTGCGCGAGGCCGCGACCTCGCTGAACTGGGCGCGCCGGGCGATGGCGTTGGTGCGCAGGGGCATCATCGGCGGCGACACCTCGCTCACCTGGTGCCACGACCACCTGTCCACCCTGTGGCTGCTGGCCGACGAGTTCCTCGTCCGCGAACTCCGCCGCCGCGCCCTCGCCCCGCTGACGGGCCTGACCGCCAAACAGCGCGCCCGCACCGCCGAGACCCTCCTCGCCTGGCTCGAAACCCGCGGCAGCGCCCCCGAGATCGCCCAACGCCTCGACATCCACCCGCAGACCGTGCGCTACCGCATGCGCCAGGTGGACAAGCTGTTCGGCCCCCAACTCGCCAACCCCGACACCCGGCTGGAGCTGGAGATCGCCCTGCGCGCCGACCGCCTGCTGCGCACGGGCGAAGACCTACCGCCCACGCCACCGCGCAGGCGACCCAACACCGTCCACAGTTGACACTCCGCCTGGACTACCTGGGTGGCCGGACCGTCCAGCGCAGGGGGATCTGGCGGTAGTCGGGGGTGCTGGACGAGCCGATGATGGTGCCGGTGTTGTTGAGGGCGACCGGGGTGGCGTTCGCCGTACCCGCGGTTCCGAGGTCGTAGGACCGACCGGCCCGCCACAGGAACGCCCTGGTCTGCGCCCCGTCCGGCGACTTGGACCACCCGACGACGTCGCCGAGGTCGTTCACCGCGACCGCCGCGCTCTGCCCACCGGCAGGCGACCCCAACTCGATCGCCACCCCGTCGCGCCACAGCGTCGCCCGCCCGCCGGACACGCCCACGATGTCGCCGCGCTCGTTGATCGCCTGCCGGTTGCTCGACACCGTCGCGTCACCGGCCCCCGCCAACGCGGGCAGCGCGCTCACCTGCGTGCCCTCCCACCGCAGTCCGACGCCGTTCTGGTTGCCGACGATCACGCCGCTCTCGTTGGCCGCGACCGGGATCGGCTCCCGGGTGCCGCCGGGGTGGGCGGCCAACCGGGCGCATCCCTGGGCATCGCAACGGAAGGCGTAGGAGTCACTGCCGAACATGGGCAGGAAGTAGCCCGCCGCGGTGCCGTTCTCGGTCACCACGCCCAGCGACACGTGCGGCCCGGCCGTCGGCGCGGCGAGCCTGGTGAAGGTCCCGTCGCGCCAGAGCCCGATGTTCTCCATGTGGTAGCCCTGGACGGAGTTCGGGTAGGTCACCGGGACGTAGCCGCTGTCGGTGATGTCCCCGGTCGACACGTACGACCGCGACGGCCCCGACAGCACCGACTCGGTCCCACCCGCCCACACCTTGGGCGTCCGCTCGTAGTACCCGCTGCCGCCGGGGACGTACTCGGTCCCCACGACCTGCCCCAGGTTGTTGATCCCGCTCGGCGACCCCACCCCCAGTTGCGCCACGGTGTTGCCCTGCCACAACCACGCCCGCTCGGCGTTGTCGAGCGCGCCACCACCCACGATCTGCCCGCTGTCGTTGATGTCGCGCACCTGCGCGCTGGTCACCCCCTGCGGAAACGGCAAGGCCCCGTCGGTCAACAACGGACTCCGAAACGCCGCGTCGGCGGGCACCCCCAACACCGGAACCAGGACGACGACGACCGCACCCACCCAGCAACGCCTCATATCGGTCAACCTACCGGCGCGCCCTCCACTGCAGACAGCGCCTGAACAGCCCAAATTTCGCCATCTCGAACCTCGAACCTCTTACCCCACAAGAGATCTCACTCCCGTGCTCGACGTAGGGTCACCCCGTGACCGATCCGTTCCCCTCACTCGAGGCCAAGGCCGCCTACGACGCCGTCGCGGCCCAGTACGCCGAGCTGTTCAGCGATTCGCTCAGGACCAGGCCACTCGAACGCGCGCTGCTGGCCGCGTTCGCCGAACTCGTGCTCGCCGGTGACTCCGGTCCGGTTGGCGACATCGGCTGCGGACCAGGCCACGTGACCGCGTACCTGAAGGCTCTGGGACCCGACACCTTCGGCATCGACCTGTCCGCCGAGATGGTCGCGTTGGCCCGCCGGGCACACCCGGACCTGAAGTTCGACGAAGGGGACATGACGGCCCTCGACCTGCCCGACGCGTCCCTCAGCGGCATCCTCGCGCTCTACTCGGTCATCCACACCCCGCCGCCGCGGCTGCCCGCCGTCTTCGCCGAGTTCCACCGGGTTCTGGCGCGGGGTGGCCACCTGCTGCTCGGGTTTTTCGCCTGCGACGACCCGGTGCCCCAGGGGTTCGACCACAAGGTGCTGCTCGCCTACCGCTGGTCGCCCGACACCCTCGCGGACCTGCTCCGCCGGGCCGGGCTTGTCGAGGTGGCCCGGTTGCTGCGCGAGCCCCACGACGGTGAGCGGTTCCAGCAGGGCCATCTCCTGGTGCGCAAGCGCTCTTGAGCGGGGCTTTGTGCCCGTGGACAAGGCTGGCTGGACTTCGTTGACACCTCCAGCCGTCCGTTCTTAGCGTCGGGGAACACCTCCGGGAGGGACGATGACGCTGGCGCACCGGGCGGGGGAGAGCGCGGTACCGCTGTGGGGGGCGGTCGTGCCGGAGTTGGCCGGGCGGGTGCGGCCGATGGCGGGGGCGCTGATCCGGGACGCGGTGGTCGCCATCCAGGACGCCGTGCCGCAGTACCGGCGGCCGTTGGCGGGGAAGTTCCGGGAGGTGCTGGTCGGGGCGGTGCGGGCGGCGGTGCTGCAGTGCTTCGAGTTCATCGAGGACCCGCGCGCCGACCGCGACGAGTGGCTCGCGGTGCTGCGGCACGCCGGTCGGGTCGAGTTCCACGAGGGCCGCACCATGGACGCCCTGCAGACCGCGGTCCGCGTCGGCGCCCGGTCGGTGTGGCGCCACGTCAGCGCGGCCGGGCAGGACCTGGGCATCGAGGCCGACACCCTGCTGGCGGTGGCCGAAGCGATCTTCGCCTACGTCGACGACCTGTGCGTGGTGGCGGTCGAGGGCTACACGCAGGCCCGGGCAGCCGCCGGGGGAGCACTGGACCAGCGCCGCACCCGACTGCTGCACGCC
It includes:
- a CDS encoding helix-turn-helix domain-containing protein, with amino-acid sequence MVHRLDERAIALWASLPRELVARFRPVVGRLTQDMVREIQRAVPAYAQPLEGHFGAIMMAGVEQSVLRILDTVGIGGPSDENWAAVFRQLGRVEFAEGRSLDCLQTAYRVGGRVAWRHLAAWGQQQRLPTAMLTVAAEAIFAYVDEISTLSIEGYTAAQAQSAGVIERARRRLVELVLSDPPGSMTALTELAATARWRVPDTVAVVVVEQAVDGEPDVLAGPHDPEVLVDLDLPCLVLPDPARQLRALHPHLRGRRACVGPLVPLREAATSLNWARRAMALVRRGIIGGDTSLTWCHDHLSTLWLLADEFLVRELRRRALAPLTGLTAKQRARTAETLLAWLETRGSAPEIAQRLDIHPQTVRYRMRQVDKLFGPQLANPDTRLELEIALRADRLLRTGEDLPPTPPRRRPNTVHS
- a CDS encoding class I SAM-dependent methyltransferase; translation: MTDPFPSLEAKAAYDAVAAQYAELFSDSLRTRPLERALLAAFAELVLAGDSGPVGDIGCGPGHVTAYLKALGPDTFGIDLSAEMVALARRAHPDLKFDEGDMTALDLPDASLSGILALYSVIHTPPPRLPAVFAEFHRVLARGGHLLLGFFACDDPVPQGFDHKVLLAYRWSPDTLADLLRRAGLVEVARLLREPHDGERFQQGHLLVRKRS